Below is a genomic region from Caballeronia sp. SBC1.
GAGACCCATGGCAACGGGGACCATCGCGGTGACCGTCCCCACGGCCACGAGGATGAATCCGGCCCATGCCCAGCGCGCTCCGATCAACGGTTTCTTCAGCGCCAGTTCGGTGACCGCGTAACCAAAGCCCATTGCGATCAGCGTGGGAAACACGTAGGCCATGGCCGAGCCATGCGCCGTCACCGAGCGATAGTAGAGTTCCGGATTCTTCAGCCACGGATGCAGCGGACTGCGCACCCACATTTGCCACGCGCCGAGCAGCAACGCGCCGCCAAAGCTGATGAAACCAAGCCAGAAATGCGCGAGAACGAGTCGCTTGCTATTTAACACAACTAAGTCTCCGCGAACCGTTAGCGTTTGCCATCTTGAGGAAAGCCGTTTTGTCGATCACCTTGACGTGCGCCCACATCCCCTGATGCCCGGTGCCGCAGAACTCGTGGCAAGGCATCAGATGCTCGCCGGGCTGCGTGAACGTGCTCTTGAAAGTGGAGATATAACCGGGCTCGAGCATCGAATTGATATTCGTGTTCGTAATCAGGAATCCATGCACGACATCCGCGCTGGTCGCGCGAAAGGTGATGGGCGTATCAGTTGGAATCAGCAGGCATTGCGGCGTGAACGAGTACTGCTGCGCGACGATCCGTACGGTAACCGAACCATCCGCTTCAACCGCGCTGCCCAGGTTGCTTTCAATGAATTCACCGCTTACGTTAAGGGTTTCAGGCCGCACGGTCTCCACTCTGGACGGCGGCATCATGGCCCAATGCAAGCCGGTGAAGATCGTCATGGCGACCAGCACGCAGAGAATAATGACGACAAGAAGCGCCCACTTGCGCTCTATGCGCGCGGCAATGTCGGCAGACGCATGCGACGGGTGTTCAGTGCTCATTGGATAACGCCGCGGGGTAAGAAGACCAGGAAATAGAACGCAAACCACAAGCCAATGACAATGGCCGTTGCCGCGCCAGCAAGCGCAATGGCGCCGTGCGGACCGTCTCGCACGATCTCATCGACGGCGACATCTTCTTTCTCGGAATCGGTCATGACGTCCTCAATAAAGTGGGGCTGAGCGCAACGTGTTGACTTCCTTGACGCTGACGGGCGTGCCGTGATTGCCCCACGCCGTGCGGATATACGTAACGACCGCCGCGACCTCGACGTCGGAGAGCGACTGAGCGAACGGCGGCATGCCATAGGGCATCGGGTTCTTCTTCGTGCCCGGCGCATATCCGCCGTTCAGCACCATGCGAATCGGATTCACCGCCGACGTCATCTGGATCGACTGGTTGTTCGCCAGAGGCGGGAAATGCGGCAGCTTGCCCTGCCCTTGCGACGCATGGCACAGCGCGCATTGAGCGTCGTAGATCTTTTTCCCCAGCGGCGAAAGGTTGGTCTGTTGTTCGACAACCGCGGCGGTTGCAGGCGCAGGCTTTTCGCCGGCACGTGCAGGCAACGTCTTAAGATAGACCGCCACGGCGCGAATGTCTGCGTCCGTCAGGTACTGGAAGCTGTCGTACACGACCTCGGCCATGGGTCCATAGACTGCTCCACGATTCGACACGCCCGACTGCAACAGGTCCGATATGTCCTCAATGCTCCAGTCACCGAGCCCCGCTTCCTTATTCGATGTCAGCGAAGGCGCATACCAATTCTGCACCGGGATCAAGCCTCCTTCGAAACGCTTGGAGGGCGAATTTCCGCCTAGCGCATTGATCGCGGTATGGCACATCGTGCAATGGCCAAGCCCTTCAACCAGATAAGCGCCGCGATTCCATTCCACCGATTGCGTGGTGTCAGGCTGGTATTCGCCGGGCTTCATGTACAACATGCGCCACCCATACAGCAATGAGCGCTGGTTAAACGGGAACCGCAATTCATGCGCGCGATTAGGCTGATGAATGGGCGGCGTGGACAGCAAGTACGCGTAGATAGCGTCGGAGTCGTCACGCGTGACCTTGGTATAGGAGGCGAACGGCATGGCTGGATACAGCAGCTCGCCGTCGCGCGACTTGCCCGTATGCATCATGGTGTAGAACTCAGCCGAGGTCCACTTGCCTATACCGGTCTCTTTATCCGATGAAATGTTCGGCGTATAGAGCGTGCCGAACGGTGTTTCCATTGCGCGGCCGCCGCCGAATAGCTTGCCGGCGGGCACCGTGTGGCACGCAATGCAATCGCCGGCGCGAGCGAGATATTCTCCACGAGCAATCACTGCGGGATCGGCGGCTCGTGCATTCAACGTCACGACGCAAGCGCAAAAAAGCATTAGGGCACGGAAACTGAACACGTCTATTTCCTCGCCTATTGATTAGGAACAGTGCCGCAAGCGAGCGGCATCTTGAGCGACCCTGCCGCCACGGGTGCCGGATTCTCCGGCGCGGGCAACGAAGCCAGGTACGCCGCAATAGCCGTGATGTCCCGGTCGGCTAGTTTCGTGGCGATGTCATGCATGCAATCAGGAGCGAGCGTGGTGCGCGTGCCGTAACGCCAGGCGCCCAACTGGGCGCTGATGTAGTCGGAGTGCAGGCCCAGCAAGCCAGGAATGGCCGGCTCCATGCCGGTCAGCGCCGCACCGTGACATGCAACGCATGCGGGAATCTTGCGTGACGCGGCACCGCTATTTACCAGGGTCTTGCCTAGCGCAAGCGTCGCGGTATCCGCAGTCGCTGGCGCGGGCGTGGGGAATGGCGGATGCTCGGCGGCGAAGTACTCCGCAATTTTCATCAAATACGGGTCAGGGAGATACGCCAGTAAATAATTCATTGGCGGGTACTTGCGACGACCGTCTCTAAAGGCGAGCAATTGGTTGTAAAGATAACCAGCGGGCTTGCCTGAGAGCCGCGGGTAATAGTCGTTGCTCGTGCCTTCACCCTGCGCGCCATGGCACGCCGCGCAACCAAGCACGCGCGCCTGCATGGTGTCAGGCGCCTTCTCGGCCGGCGTCTCGCCAGCGGCGAATGCTTGCAGGCTTGAACTTGCGAGCAGCACTAGTGTTATGACGACGCTGCGTATGCCCACCGTTGTATCCCTCGATCGGGTTTTTGTGTCTGCAGTATTTCGCTACAGCTAATTTTTTATAACCACGCGACTGCTCTGGTCCTTAAGCTTAAAGCACTTAAGCCAATTTGCCGAGCGCTAAGATTCACACGATTTCGCGTATTATTAATCATTATTGAGATGATTCAACATGTCGAAATAATGCGCTTTAACGTTCAATGATCTATGTCAAAGAATTGGCATTATTTCTCGGGCTTTGGTTTTTTCTTTAAGCATTTTGCTAGCGCGCAGATGGTTGGCTAATGGACAAGCGCGCCCCCCCTGCATTGACTGGCACACATACAAACGAGCATGGCGCAGACGATGAACCGTTCTGCGCCATGCTCTACACGCTGAAGGCAGTCACATGACAGCCAACGGCCTTCTCCACCCCGTTCACGACCCTGCATAGATATTGCAGAAGCTGACAGGACCCACGCAGGTTTCAGGACTTTGCGTACCACTCATCCTGGCGCGTGGCGCACTGGCGTTCGAGCCGGCGGCCACACCGCCATACGCGCTCGCGTTTTTGCTCTGGGTCTCGGCTTGCTTCCCGGCCTGCTTCTCGGCCTGATTTTGAAACACAGGGCTGATATCCGGGTACGAAGCATTCGACACGTACTCCGAACCATTTTGTTGCGCTTCCACCAGTTGCTGGCGGACTTCGGAACGGGTCAGTCCTTGTGCGAAAGCGCTTGATGAAACGAGGACGGCGGCGGACAACGTAAGCAAGGCAAGTGTCTTCATTTTCGACTCCAATGTGTTTAACGGGTTGGTACAAGGGCTAACCCATTTCTCGCCGGGTTTATTCCTGACGCGTCGAAAATAAATACGGGCATAATTGCACGAGACACCATCCCTTCAGACGAACAGACCTGCACCAAGAAAAAGCCGCCGAAGCATTGACTCCGGCGGCCGCATAAATTTGCTCCTGGTGAAGCGAGAACGCTTAGAGTGCCTGCACCTGCACTGGCGTTCCGGGCTTGCCCGACACTTGCGGCGCAATCACCAGATAGCGCCGTTTGTCGGCGGCATGACTGGTGCCCGGCACGACCACCTGACGGATCTGTCCAATTGCGTTGACGATCGCCGAGCCCGCCGGGTTAGTCATGAACAACGCGAGCGCTTCCACGTTGCCGCTGCCATCGGCGTTATCGGAAAGACCTAACACGTAGGGCGATTTAGGCTGCAAGCCGGTCGCCGATGCTTGCAGCACTTGCAGCAAGCCCTGATCGAACAGCGCAACGCTGGTAGGCGCCACGTCCGTCGCTTGACCTGCCCCCACCGGCACCATGCTGAGATGTGCGCTCTCGCCCGCCAGCCCAAGCGGTTGCGTGTTCTGCGTACCATCGCCTTCAGGCACCGCGTTCGGCACATAGACAACCGCTTGCGGCGCCTGCCCGATAGGCACGGTAGCAATGACCTTGTTCGTCAAGGTATCAATAGCCGTCATTCCGTCGGCATTTTCCAGGCCAACATATACGCGGCTGCCATCGCCCGACGGCCAGATTCCATGCGGCAGCTTGCCGACGGGGATGGTAGCGACCTGCGAGAAGTCGTCGGTACGAAACACCTTCACCTGATTCAGGCCACCGACCGTTACATAAGCAAAAGTGCCATTGACGTTATGCACGATGTTCACGTGGTTCGTGATCGGACCTGTATCGATAATCTTTAGCGTGGCGAACGGCGGACGAGCGTCGAAGACCTGCGTCTTGCCCGTATCTTTCAGCGTGAACCAGACCTGCTTGCCGTCCGGCGTAGCCGCAATGTTCGGGCAGAACGGGCTCGCCTGAGTGACCTTGCCGACCAGCTTGTGATCGGCCACGGAGATCACGTCCACTTCAGGATTGAACGACGAACACACGTACCCGTACTTGCCGTCGGGCGAAAAGATCTGCATGCCCGGCCCCGCGGGAGTGATGATGCGGGTCTTCTCCTCAAACGTGTTGCCATCCAGCACCGACACATAGTTTTCTCCCCGCACCGTCACCCAGACCTCATTGCCGTCCGGTGTAAAAAATGCTTCGTGGGGTGCTCGCCCAACATAAGTCACATGCTTGACGGCGTTGGTCTGCGTGTCGATGAATGAAACCGAATTCGAGCCGATCGAGACCACGGCGATCGTGCGATGATCGGGCGAGAATCCCATGCCGTGCACGAGCACCTGCCCCTTGTACAAAGGGCTGAAATTGCCCGGCGACGGATCGCCAAGACGAATCACACCCACAAGTTTATTGTCGACAGGGTCCGTGACAGAGACCGTGTTCGAGAACTGTTCGGCCGCATAGACGCGGTCGTGGTGGCTGATCGCCACGTCAGGTGCGGATGCAGAATCGGGGACTTGCCCCGCGCACGCAAGCTGCGGGATAGCTCCGAACGCAGCAGCCGCGAATACCGTCATCGCGGCGGAAAACAGAGTGGCTCGTTTCATTTCATCTCCTGGTCCATGCGCATTGGCATGGGCATTGTTGTGCTGGACTTGGGTTGGACGGATGCTGCGTTTGCCGGTGCCTGGCCTTGATCCGGAGCCGGTGCCGAGGGAGGCAACGGTTGACCGATCGCGAGGCGCATGGCGATGATTTCCTGCTGCTGTTCAACGATGATTTCCTGAGCTATCCGACGTAATTGCTCGTTATGTCCATAGCGTAGTTCGGCCTGCGCCATATCGATTGCCCCTTGATGATGCGGAATCATCATCGCGGTGAAATCCCGATCGACGTCACCGCTCGGCTTGATGGACATACCGTCCATCATGCGCGTCATCGCCTGGTCGTTTTCAGCAAGGAACGGCGTTTCCGGGGCTCCGTTCGCCGCGTCTGCAGCATAGGCCGGAGAACCGGCTGAACCTAGCGCAACGGCAGCAACGGAGACCGCAGCGGCAGCCAAGCAGCGGGCACGCAGAACCGTAATGAAATTGGAAGACATGGCGATTCACCTCAAAGAACTGGCGTGACGGATATCAATGCCAGCGCTAACCCCTTTCCTCAACCCTTTATTCCACGACTTTTTTCTCCGCCGGGAAAAGACGCCATCGGCAAGACGCCACCGGCCAAGTACAGCGAGGGCCCTGCAAGCGACTCTGCACGAATCTTCGTAATCTTGTATAAGGATTCCGATTAAGAAGAACGATAAAAAATCCCCCACGACAACTGGAGTTGTAGATGACGACCCTTTCCATCAACGGCGAATCTCACACGGTCGACGCCCCACCTGACATGCCGCTTCTCTGGGTGCTGCGCGATCTGGTCGGCCTCACCGGGACCAAATTCGGTTGCGGTATCGCACAATGCGGCGCGTGTACCGTGCACCTCGATGGTCAGGCCGTGCGCTCCTGTGTGCTGCCGATCGCGGCGGTTGGAGAGCGCAAAGTGACGACCATCGAAGCCGTCAGCACCACGCCCGCAGGCAAGAAAGTGCAGGACGCATGGGTCGCGCTCGATGTTGTGCAGTGCGGGTACTGTCAGTCGGGTCAGGTGATGTCAGCGGCTTCACTGATCGCCTCGAACCCGAACCCCTCGGACGCCGATATCGACGCTGCCATGGCGGGCAACATCTGCCGCTGCGGTACATACAACCGTATCCGTGCCGCGGTCAAGCACGCCGCCAAGGGGGCGTGACATGTCGCAAGGATTACTCGATGCGCAGAACCGCCGCGCACCCGACGGCCTGAATCGGCGCACATTTTTAAAGTTGGGGATATCGGTCGGCGCAGCGGTGGGCGGCGGCTTGATGCTGGGTTTCAGCCTGCCCGCGGCGAGCCAGGGCGAAGCGCCTACGGCCAAGTCGGTGATCGGCGGCGACGGCAACGAAGCGCCGCAAAGCGGTGTATTCGAGCCCAATGCGTTTGTGCAGATCGACACAACGGGCAAGGTGACGCTGGTGATACCCAAGGTCGAGATGGGCCAGGGAATCTATACGTCCATCCCCATGCTGATCGCGGAAGAACTGGAAGTGCCGCTGGATAGCGTGGTGATCGATCACGCACCGCCTAACGAAAAGCTCTTCATGGACCCGCTGCTCGGCGGCCAGTTGACCGGCGGCTCGACTTCGATCCGCTATGCATGGGAGCCCATGCGAAAAGCCGGTGCAACCGCACGCGTGATGCTCATTTCCGCGGCAGCGCAACAATGGCAGGTCGACCCGGCGTCGTGCCATGCAGAGAAAGGCGAAGTCGTGCATGCGGCGAGCAACCGCCGCATCGGTTACGGACAGCTCGTCGATGCTGCCGCAAAACTGCCCGCGCCGCAGAACGTGCCGCTTAAAGACCCGAAGGATTTCAAGCTGATTGGCACCGCTGCCAAGCGTCTCGACTCACCAGAAAAAGTGGACGGCACGGCCATGTTCGGACTCGATGTCCGCGTGCCAGGCATGGTCTACGCTGCCATCGTGAATAGCCCGGTGTTCGGCGGTACGCTTGCCTCCGTCGACGACACGAACGCGAAGAAGATCCCCGGCGTTCGCCAGGTGATCCGGCTCGACAACGGCGTGGCCGTGATCGGCGACCATACGTGGGCCGCCAAGCGCGGCGCGGCAGCGCTCGATATCAAATGGAATGAAGGCCGCGGCGCGGACTTCTCCACGGCCAAGGTGGTTCAGCAACTCGCCGATGCATCGAAGCGCGACGGAGCGGTCGCGCGCAAGGATGGCGACGTCAAGAAGGGCTTCAACGACGCCAAGACGCGTGTTGATTCGGTCTACCAACAACCCTTCCTCGCGCACGCCACCATGGAGCCGGTGAACTGCACGGTGTCTGTGCGCGCTGACGGGTGCGATATCTGGGTGGGCACGCAAGTCCCCACGCGCGCCGTGGATACGGCCGTGAAGATCACCGGCCTTTCCGCCGACAAAATCACCGTGCACAACCATTTGCTCGG
It encodes:
- a CDS encoding cytochrome c, translated to MLFCACVVTLNARAADPAVIARGEYLARAGDCIACHTVPAGKLFGGGRAMETPFGTLYTPNISSDKETGIGKWTSAEFYTMMHTGKSRDGELLYPAMPFASYTKVTRDDSDAIYAYLLSTPPIHQPNRAHELRFPFNQRSLLYGWRMLYMKPGEYQPDTTQSVEWNRGAYLVEGLGHCTMCHTAINALGGNSPSKRFEGGLIPVQNWYAPSLTSNKEAGLGDWSIEDISDLLQSGVSNRGAVYGPMAEVVYDSFQYLTDADIRAVAVYLKTLPARAGEKPAPATAAVVEQQTNLSPLGKKIYDAQCALCHASQGQGKLPHFPPLANNQSIQMTSAVNPIRMVLNGGYAPGTKKNPMPYGMPPFAQSLSDVEVAAVVTYIRTAWGNHGTPVSVKEVNTLRSAPLY
- a CDS encoding xanthine dehydrogenase family protein molybdopterin-binding subunit, which encodes MSQGLLDAQNRRAPDGLNRRTFLKLGISVGAAVGGGLMLGFSLPAASQGEAPTAKSVIGGDGNEAPQSGVFEPNAFVQIDTTGKVTLVIPKVEMGQGIYTSIPMLIAEELEVPLDSVVIDHAPPNEKLFMDPLLGGQLTGGSTSIRYAWEPMRKAGATARVMLISAAAQQWQVDPASCHAEKGEVVHAASNRRIGYGQLVDAAAKLPAPQNVPLKDPKDFKLIGTAAKRLDSPEKVDGTAMFGLDVRVPGMVYAAIVNSPVFGGTLASVDDTNAKKIPGVRQVIRLDNGVAVIGDHTWAAKRGAAALDIKWNEGRGADFSTAKVVQQLADASKRDGAVARKDGDVKKGFNDAKTRVDSVYQQPFLAHATMEPVNCTVSVRADGCDIWVGTQVPTRAVDTAVKITGLSADKITVHNHLLGGGFGRRLETDFIAQALKVGKQVGTPVKVTWTREEDIQHDMYRPYYYDVISAGLDANGRPVAWQHRIVGSSIMARFAPPAFKNGLDPDAVEVAADLPYDLPNQFIDYVRQEPMDVPTAFWRGVGPTRGTFVVESFMDELAAQAKVDPVKYRRDLLGKTPRAQNVLDVAAREAGWGNTPPKGQGRGVSVMHAFGSFFGMVVDVTVNGDGEVAVNRVVCAVDCGMVVNPNTIEAQIQGGIIFGITAALYSEITIKDGRVEQSNFTDYRMLRIDQTPPIQVHIVKSSEAPGGIGEPGTAALAPALTNAIFAATGKRLRQLPVGRQLQST
- a CDS encoding YncE family protein → MKRATLFSAAMTVFAAAAFGAIPQLACAGQVPDSASAPDVAISHHDRVYAAEQFSNTVSVTDPVDNKLVGVIRLGDPSPGNFSPLYKGQVLVHGMGFSPDHRTIAVVSIGSNSVSFIDTQTNAVKHVTYVGRAPHEAFFTPDGNEVWVTVRGENYVSVLDGNTFEEKTRIITPAGPGMQIFSPDGKYGYVCSSFNPEVDVISVADHKLVGKVTQASPFCPNIAATPDGKQVWFTLKDTGKTQVFDARPPFATLKIIDTGPITNHVNIVHNVNGTFAYVTVGGLNQVKVFRTDDFSQVATIPVGKLPHGIWPSGDGSRVYVGLENADGMTAIDTLTNKVIATVPIGQAPQAVVYVPNAVPEGDGTQNTQPLGLAGESAHLSMVPVGAGQATDVAPTSVALFDQGLLQVLQASATGLQPKSPYVLGLSDNADGSGNVEALALFMTNPAGSAIVNAIGQIRQVVVPGTSHAADKRRYLVIAPQVSGKPGTPVQVQAL
- a CDS encoding cytochrome C oxidase subunit II, producing the protein MSTEHPSHASADIAARIERKWALLVVIILCVLVAMTIFTGLHWAMMPPSRVETVRPETLNVSGEFIESNLGSAVEADGSVTVRIVAQQYSFTPQCLLIPTDTPITFRATSADVVHGFLITNTNINSMLEPGYISTFKSTFTQPGEHLMPCHEFCGTGHQGMWAHVKVIDKTAFLKMANANGSRRLSCVK
- a CDS encoding DUF4148 domain-containing protein, translated to MKTLALLTLSAAVLVSSSAFAQGLTRSEVRQQLVEAQQNGSEYVSNASYPDISPVFQNQAEKQAGKQAETQSKNASAYGGVAAGSNASAPRARMSGTQSPETCVGPVSFCNIYAGS
- a CDS encoding DUF305 domain-containing protein, which gives rise to MSSNFITVLRARCLAAAAVSVAAVALGSAGSPAYAADAANGAPETPFLAENDQAMTRMMDGMSIKPSGDVDRDFTAMMIPHHQGAIDMAQAELRYGHNEQLRRIAQEIIVEQQQEIIAMRLAIGQPLPPSAPAPDQGQAPANAASVQPKSSTTMPMPMRMDQEMK
- a CDS encoding (2Fe-2S)-binding protein, with protein sequence MTTLSINGESHTVDAPPDMPLLWVLRDLVGLTGTKFGCGIAQCGACTVHLDGQAVRSCVLPIAAVGERKVTTIEAVSTTPAGKKVQDAWVALDVVQCGYCQSGQVMSAASLIASNPNPSDADIDAAMAGNICRCGTYNRIRAAVKHAAKGA
- a CDS encoding c-type cytochrome; the encoded protein is MQARVLGCAACHGAQGEGTSNDYYPRLSGKPAGYLYNQLLAFRDGRRKYPPMNYLLAYLPDPYLMKIAEYFAAEHPPFPTPAPATADTATLALGKTLVNSGAASRKIPACVACHGAALTGMEPAIPGLLGLHSDYISAQLGAWRYGTRTTLAPDCMHDIATKLADRDITAIAAYLASLPAPENPAPVAAGSLKMPLACGTVPNQ